agtgctatcttgcaaaataaactcccacaaaaaaGTGGAGATcgagggagttttactataccttgctctttaggctctattaaatttgataaatctttatgtgattctggtgcctcaattaatttaatgcctttgtctatttataggaagttggagagtgagattggagagatatGGTCGGTACCAATATCTTTGCACCTGGCTGACCAAATAACTctgatacccgaggggatagtggaaaaTATTTTAGtgcgggtagataagtttgtatttcctgtggaCTTTATTGTAATAATTATGGAGGGGaataaggaggtccccctcattttaggaagaccattcttagcaacatGTAGAGCAATATTAGACATACATTATAGAAATCTCATGCTTAGAGTAGGGGAGGAGACTGTAACTTTTGAGATGAATATAGAAACAGGGGTtaaaaaggagaagccagctgcaagtgttgaatgGAAAGTGAAGAATTCGAAAGAAAAGGCTACAATGAGTggaaaagataagtgtggggtgtaccccaaaaaggctgagaagaagctgtctgcatggatgtgtgcactggTTCGGGCGAGTGGAATGGAGCCCGatttcgactcagaccccgactagatattcagagAAGTTTACTCTactttatgctttttaattgtgtatcatggggacatgccacaacttaaagtgtggggtaggggggataattatatgttgtatgtatgttagttttagtttttgttttgtaaaattgaaaaaaaacatcttttttttaaaattttcaacttttctcgacaatggatatcattcgacaggtttcttgagggatttaagtagaaagaaaaagacaaaaagattttcttttgttaggtagtgcaataatttccccttggtttttctttgtgccgcagttcttttccaagggttttgtttgaaccaggtgtagttagttttttttagaagtaggaaaccttgggctatgatttgaattggaagcaatgtctcttgactttatatactttgagaatagtgagtgctttagttgtgatgcttaggctcagatTTTGACTCTGGcataagcaccttaaattgtataagtttaactttgcttaactgctttgactagagagtcttgatcatccaatcttgagtgatttatgtgccatgtgtgtgtgaggtatttgtgttattctgtgcattgtatttgatgtctagaacttaccccgtgtgtttgcaaagcgaaatagtagtttttttcagtttgggaagtgatataggcatttctttgttgcgCCAATTATATGCTTTTATCCacataattgttatgtatcttttTAAACCCCGTTGAgcatgtaatcctgtttcttttggcaaccacattataagccttacccatttgtttgaattgactatctatttgaaccatttgcCTCctgtgagcacttgaatttggtatgaactttgtaaaagttaaagtgtggggtgttggttgggctttcgagtggaactattgaaataaggaaaagggtgcattgttttgaaaaagtaagagccacttgaattgaaaataaataaataaagagatTAATTGTacgattgtgaaaaatattccttgatagtggttacGTATGATGTAATTGTGCATAAATTAGTTAGGAATTAATATACTATTGATATGAAGGTGGAGTTATAGTTTGACATTAGTCTGGGGTTTCGAACAATGAATgtatgtgttaaagtgcttagggaggtatagtcactcttatatctaaatgtatcctacccgtcccgcagcttacattacaaccaatgaaagtcctatttgatccttgactgaatgggctcgattagttgagtagtacactacgggcaagtctatggtgcatcttttgtggcatatgaatgttgtttctaagagtgagtgaattctttttatcttgagttcctaattattcttaacttttattgtgtGCGGAACTACTGTCTATtattgtgagggcacttgattcatgaaggaaaggcaaTGTTGTTGACCTCtatattagagtaagtgagtgagttgtaaaTACTGCATGGTGCTTTTTACtcaattcttgaggtgaagatgttacactattatgcttagtttattttaaatattcttggtataatGAGTTAGAAGAGTTGCTTcgtaaggttgtgtctatataacGTGTGGTGTGatttctcgaggacgagcaatgatttaagtatggagtgttgatggtaggctataatcttgtgttttagtcccttattacattccaatttactgcactttaattgagtttgagcattaattgctagtgttttgcactaattgtgtgctttatgccttgtagaagtgattccgagctatgtagatgttatggaactaATTCGAGATAATTGGAGCTTTGAGGTCttagtaaaagcccaaaggaataAGCCGGAATCATGTTcaggggtcgaggatcacttctgggcgtcaaaattcaaggaagaataatCTGTTGAAAAAATGCACCTTGCGACGCAGAGTGCAACGCATCAATGTAAAAATCTATCAGAAAATAGCAAACTTAAGAGACTAGGTTTTTGGGATTTGTCAGAAAAAAGCACTAATGCTACGCACCCTGCGACACATGAAATacaataagtttgcaagttttcctatttcggctaggaaagggtgatttcatttggctccgaccctacttggtataaatacatgcaAAAAcggtattttctggacttttgacacatctatgacctaaggaggctagagagaaggtggagaagccaaagcacaaggagttcatcattcaatcctcactcaagacaagagtttggatcgtttaatgcttttctttatatttgtgatgaattactccatatctatggagtagttcgttttagggattgatggatttggtgttttgatgattgtttgtggatattaactctagtttttatgtattgaattgttttgggtgatttaattattgcatctatattcacatgttcatataatcgagagaggcataacttgtgatatttttgcatcatcttgttggttgaattcattgattcttcctagtaatcgaaagaggctagttgaattattgtttagacctagttaggaggataatcgaaaaaggttctcctaaagaccagtcCACTACGaattcgtgcatatcttcaccgagcataaattggttcatattgtgatgttgagacttaatcgacagaggagtttctactaaaaacttgaacattagaagtgaattagcaagagttaaatcccagacaattatcttgcacctatctaatcaacccatattttctcctattgatatcttctttgcttaattttgtttaattgtcattagtcaattagatctagagtcttagttaattttagttcttaatcgtataatctcaattgttgatcatcttggatagcaatctagctacaagctacgaaaatactgttttactccaatccctgtggatacgataattttctatactatctttgactagcgagcatatataggtgtgtgttttgcgctcgtcaaattttggcgtcgttgctggggattggaaatcaatagttttgaaatagtttgtagtgctaattcaggatttttttttcttttgtttttcccttttttaggttggtgttctttgactgtgcgcaggttacaggttagattggtgcatgactcgatcttctgggAAAGAattgctaccatacgagccagaaaTAGAAAAACAACTGCAACAGCTGAAGAAGGAAGGAAATCTCACCGAGGcattagaaaaggttgggcaatcctcaaccaaagatattGCCGGAAATGGTGAAGATAATGTGGACCTGGCTgcgagagaggcagcccaacaaaGAGAAAAAGTGGCATGAGACACTGAAGAAGCAGGTTTTAGAGATGCACAATGTATTTATGAAGGAGAGAGGGGTCACAGACTTAATCAAAATCAACCCGTGGGTGCAGgcctatttagaaacataactcCAGGTGCTGGGAAACCACTGGGTGATTACTCTAGACTGGTCTATAAATAAGATTTGCCAAGCATTCGACCTCCTCCAGTTGCAGCaaacaatttcgagttgaagcaagggttgcttcaaactctgCAAAACTGTTGTttcttcagaggaaagatgaacgaaaatccaaacaatcatctaatggacttcgaggagatcgtgaacacctttcaatataatggtgttTCACAAGATGTAGTTTatctaagggcattccccttcacactaaAAGATGATGCGAAGCAGTGGCTTTGGAGCTTGACTCAAAGATCAATtcgaacatgggaggagatgaccggaaaatttcttgataaatatttctcctcagctaaaacgggcaagttAAGAAGAgagatccataacttctgccagaaagataaTGAAACAgtttttgaagcttgggagaggtttaaggagatagtcaGAAAGTGTCAACACAGTGGTATttaactctggatgcaactccatgaTTTTTGGGATCGGTTGACACTGGCCTCACACAGAACgttgagcaatgcagttggaggttCGTTAATGAAGAAGACACCAGAGGAGATATTCACTATTCTCTATgaattatctgaagatgcaaatcaatggCCCTGTGAAAGTGCTGAAAGAAGACGGGTGAATGGTGTTCACccggttgatgctaacacatctgtgcaggtacaacttgatgctatggcgaAGGAAATTAAAAAGCTGACCTTAGCCTCAATACAGAGTGAGACTCATGCAACATGTGATAtttgtggaagaggacaccctactcatgagtgtcaagccttaaCCGAGGAAGTTAATGCTGTTGGAAATTACAACTTTAATGCAATGGGTTAGAGGCACCCCggattttcatggagttcaccagGAGGTACAGCAAATGTATGGCAACAAAATAACGCCAGACCTCAGGGACAAGGGGCGCCTGTTTTCCAAAATCAGCAAAGCCAGCAGTTTCACCCTCAATAACCAATTCAATCTTGGTTAGAAGATATAATGATgtccttcattgtcaagacaaatgagagattagatgctcatagTGCACCTATCAAAAACTTGGCATAGAGTTGCGAAATTTGGAGAAgaaagtgggacaaattgcaaccATATTGTCTGAGAGGATCCCAGGTACTTTGCCATCTGACACTGAAAGAAACCCCAAAGAAAATGTAAATGCTGTAACTCTGAGAAGCGACAAGTGTTGGAAGAGCCCACTCCGGTCCAAAAAGAGAGTGTGCCTGAAAAAGAAATTGGGGACCagctgaaaaatgaagttgataaaAAGAAGACAGGAAAGAAGGGAGCTGACAAGAAGAAGGAGGACACTTCGAGAAGGTATGAATCTAATAAAGAGAGCAAGCCCATGTatgctttaccttttccccaaaagctttaTAGAGAGAAGCTGTATAAACTATTTGAGAGGTTCCTAGCTATGCtgagacaggttaatgtaaactTGCCATTCATAGAGGTGCTCTCCCAAATGCCAACTTATGCAAAATTCtcgaaggagatccttacaaagaaaagAAAGGTCGAGGAGACATCAGTGGTCaaactcacagagcattgcagtgctatcttgcaaaataaactcccacaaaaatttggagatccagggagttttactatacctcgctctttaggctctattaaatttgataaatctttatgtgattctggtgcctcaattaatttaatgcctttgtctatttacaggaagtTAGAGAGTGAGATTGGGGAGATAAGGTCggtaccaatatctttgcagctggctaACCAAACAACTctgatacccgaggggatagtggtaGATGTTTTAGtgcgggtagataagtttgtatttcctgtggaCTTTATTGTAATAAATATGGAGGAGAATAAGGAGGTCTCCCTCATTTTAGGAAGACCATTTTTAGCAACGGATAGAGCAATATTAGACATACATGCTAGAAAACGcatgcttagagtgggggagGAGACTGTaaattttgagatgaatgtagaaacaTGGGTTaaaaaaggagaagccagctgcaagtgcTGAATGAAAGGTAAAAAGTTCGAAAGAAAAGGCTACAACGAGTggaaaagataagtgtggggtgtaccccaaaaaggctaagaagaagctgtctgcatggatgtgtgcactggTTCGGGCAAGTGGAATGGAGCCCGAttttgactcagaccccgactagatattcagagAAGTTTACTCTactttatgctttttaattgtgtgtcatgggaacatgccacaacttaaagtgtggggtaggggggataattatatgttgtatgtatgttagttttagtttttgttttgtaaaattaaaaaaaaattatttttttaaacattttcaacttttcccgacgatggatatcctTCTACAAGTTTCTTGAAGGATTTAAGTcgaaagtaaaatataaaaagatttttttttgttaggtagtgtaataattcccccttggtttttctttgtgccacggttcttttccaatggttatgtttgaaccgggtatagttaatttttgtttttagaagtaggaaaccttgggctatgatttgaattggaagcaatgtctcttgactttattatgccttgagaatagtgagcgttttagttgtgacgcttaggctcagtttttgactatGGCATAACCACCTTAAATTGTATAAGTTTAACTTTGCTTaattgctttgactagagagtcttgatcatccaatcttgagtgagttatgtgccatgtgtgtgtgaggtatttgtgttattctatgcattacatttgatgtctagaacttgccccgtgtatttgcaaagcgaaatagtagtt
This sequence is a window from Nicotiana tomentosiformis chromosome 5, ASM39032v3, whole genome shotgun sequence. Protein-coding genes within it:
- the LOC138892392 gene encoding uncharacterized protein; the encoded protein is MKKTPEEIFTILYELSEDANQWPCESAERRRVNGVHPVDANTSVQVQLDAMAKEIKKLTLASIQSETHATCDICGRGHPTHECQALTEEVNAVGNYNFNAMELRNLEKKVGQIATILSERIPGTLPSDTERNPKENVNALKNEVDKKKTGKKGADKKKEDTSRRKLESEIGEIRSVPISLQLANQTTLIPEGIVVDVLVRVDKFVFPVDFIVINMEENKEVSLILGRPFLATDRAILDIHARKRMLRVGEETVNFEMNVETWVKKGEASCKC